In Lactiplantibacillus pentosus, the sequence GAAACGGATGAACTTTCCGATTTCGGTTACAATCAGAACGACGATCCCGCAGACAATTGGGATGCCCCAACCATACCAGAAGTTGATGCTGGTCGTATGGAAGACGGATTGCATGAATGGCAAGTAAATGATGCCAAGCTGGAGGAGAATCAGAATACCGATAATGTAGAACGCCATCTTGTTTTGGAAGAAATACTTGGAAATGACGGGGTGGTCGTTTCGCAAGTTGAAGAGGTAGAAAATCTTACCAAAGATGATGATGTTCAGTGACATCGTACTACCGACCACGTTCGGTAAACCAAGTGCGGTCAAGTAGTCGTAGGCGAAGATTCCGAGTCCTGAAATCAGGAAGGAAACGTAGCCAATTTCGAAATAATCAAGCTTCGACAATAACCCGGACTTCACGTTTCGTGGTCCCCGTGCCATGATGCCGGCTTCGGGTGGCTCGAAGATGAAGGCGAACTGGATGGTCAACGCGGAAACCATGTTGATCCATAACAGCTGGGTCGGGTAGAGCGGTAATTCGTGGCCCATCAAGATACTAATGATGACCACGAGGCCTTCTGCAAAACTCGTTGGTAATAAGAAGCGAATCGTCTTACGGATGTTATCGAAGACGTGGCGACCTTCACGAACAGCGGCGACAATATCGGCGAAGTCGTCATCAGCCAGCACCATGTCAGCCGATTCCTTCGCAACTTCAGTCCCCTTGATCCCCATTGCAACCCCAATATCGGCTTGCTTGAGGGCGGGCGCGTCGTTGACACCGTCCCCAGTCATGGAAACGACGTGGTTGTTCGCTTGTTGGGCACGCACAATTCGTAGTTTGTTGTTCGGTGTGGCCCGCGCGAAGACGTTGTAGTCGTCAATGTGTTCTTGCAACTGCTGATCATCCATCGCGTCGATTTCGGGACCAGTAATCGCCTTGACGTTAGCAGCCAAGTTCAGCTTATTGGCAATCGCCATCGCGGTGTCAGGGTGGTCACCGGTAATCATCTTAACGTCGACCCCCGCTTGCCGTAATTCGGCGATTGCGGTCGCAGCTTCTTCACGTGGTGGGTCAATGATACCGACGAAACCGGCTAAGTGTAAACCGCTGATTGCTTTAGGGTCGATATCAGTAACGTCATCATCAACGACTTGGTAAGCGAGCGCGACGACACGTAGACCATCAGCAGTCAAATCGTCCATCGCGTTATCCCAATAGGCCGTTTGGTTAGCTTGGTCGGTCAAACGCAGGACGGTTGCTGGTGATCCTTTGACCATTAATAGGCGTTGGCCGTCTAAATCAGCTAGTCGTGCGGAGAAACGGAAGGCGGAGTCGAACGGTAATGACTCGATTTCGTCAACTTCTGGGTCGTGACCGGTCATCTTACGAAACAGCGTCGTTAAGGCACCGTCAGTTGGTTCACCAGTCAGTTCCCAACGATTGTTTTCAAAATGCAGTTCGGCGTCAGTTGTTTGACCCGCAATTTTAACGAGCCATTCCATTGCTTTGTCTTGATGCCAGTCCACTTTTTGACCATTGAGTTTTAAGTGACCATCGAAGTTGACGCCACCATTATCATCGTAGCCGACCCCGGTCACGTCAAACGTGTGCTCAGGTGTCACGACTTTGGTGACCGTCATTTCATTTTTAGTTAATGTCCCAGTCTTATCGGTGTTAACAATGTCAACGGCACCCAAAGTTTCCACGGCTGGTAAGGATTTGACGATGACGTTTTTCTTCGTCATCTGACGGGTCCCCATGGCTAATACGACTGAGGTACTAGCGGGTAATCCTTCCGGCATGGAACCAACCACCATCGTAATGACGGCAATTAGCAAGGTTGGTAGACTGTAGGTGTCCATGACCATCCCTAATAAGAATAACAGCACCGCTGCAACCACGATTGCGATTGAGAGGCCGACACCCAGCGAATTCAAGTTCCGCATCAATGGTGTCGTAGTTTCTTTGACATCACTCACGGATTGCTGGATATGACCAATTTCGGTATCGGCGGCGGTCGCTGTTACGATTCCGACGGCTGAACCACTTGTCACGGCAGTTGAGGCGTAGACCATGTTTTTGCGGTCCGCCAGTGCTAGTGACGTGTCAGTCATCGGTTCTTCTTGCTTTTCAACCGGGTTGGTTTCACCCGTCAAAACGGATTCTTGCACGTTGAAGTTATCCGCGGAGATCAGTCGCATGTCGGCAGGCACAGCATCACCGGCTTCCAAGTTGACTAAGTCCCCAACGACTAATTCGCGGGCGTCGATTTCTAACTTTTTACCGTCACGGATGACGAAGTTTTTGGAAATCAGCATTTCACGAATTCGTTCGAGGGCGTTGCCGGCCTGACGTTCCTGGACGTAACCGATAATGGCGTTGGCAATAATAACCAGTCCAATAACGATAGAATCGGAATAGTGGTGCATGAAGAACGTCAATACTGCGGCAGCAGCAAGAATGTAGATAATACTATTATTAAACTGCTTGATGAATTGGACGAACCGCGACGTACGCTTAGTCTCCAGTTCGTTGCGCCCGTTATGTTGTAAACGGGCGGCAGCTTCAGCCGTGCTCAATCCATTTTCAGGATCAGTCGCGTACTTGTTAGCTAAGGCTGATTCATCAAGCTGCCATAAGTTATCCGCATCGGGAGGGTTCTGAGAGTCGTTTTGCGCTTCATTATTCGCGCTCAACGACTGGTTGTTGTCATCATTTATCATTCAATTCGCTCCTTAAAAATAAAATTATTACCGGTGAGGTTCTGTAAAATCACGACGTTTATTGCGTGTTAAGTAGGCCAATTTCGCCACATCCTTTCTGATTAAAACTATTATAAATAATATTATATACGAACAATCACGTTGATTACCATTAAAATATTTGACAAATTCATGACTAATTATTACGTTGGTTGCAATAATATATCAGATTTTGACAGCCTTGTCGCTGAAAAAGACCGGTGGGCGCGTTATTTTTCACCAATCGGGGTAAAAATCAGTCACAGGCGTAAAAATGAGCTCCGGTAGTCGCATCGCTTCAGCAGACACTAGCTGAGGATGCGGCAACTGGGACTCATTATCTGATGATTAAACGTGAGTAAGTCATAACGGTAGTTAGGTTAAACCCGGCATCCAAGCTGTAGCGTGACGATGTTTAGTGCGTCGCCACAACTTAGCTTTCGACCGGATCCTTCATTAATAGCCAGAGGATGAGGTAAGCAATGATACCAGGAAACATCGGTGAGATGGCTAGAAGCACGAATACCAAGCGCGTAATGTTGGCATTCCAGTTGAAATGTTCAGCGATGCCCCCGATGACACCAGCCAGCACCCGATTGGTAGCAGAACGATGAATATTGATTTTCATGAGTTAATACCTCCTTTTGATATTAACTATAATGTAGCAGGTTTAGACATGGAACGCTACCAATTTAATCAGTCAAGAAGGGGTGCTGCGTGAGGACGGTTGTGTAGTAGGCGATTTCACCAACGGCGCGTTGTAAACCGCTTTCGTATCGGCTGGCTAATGGTGCGTCCGGGATGACTTGTCCGTCAGCTTGGAGTGTTTGGGGGACGTTGCCGACGGGTGTTGGTTTAGGTAGGACCACCATTCCTAATCGTTGCAAGACGGGGACGAGTGCTGCAGCGCCAAATTGGCCACCCCGCATGTTATCAGAGTACGAGATCAGTTTGACTGGTTTTCGCAACCCTTCGAAGGCTAAAAAATCTAAGGCGTTCTTTAGGCCTGCGGGCATAGCGTGATTATATTCCGGCGTTAGGATGATGTAGCCGTCCATGGCTGCCATGTCGTCTAGCCATTGCTGCTGATTGGCAGGAAGCTGGCGGTGGGGATTAGCCATCGGTGGTTCAGGTTCGTCGAAGAATGGCAGCTGATAGTGTGCTAGGTCTAAGAATGCCGTTGTGATTGCCTCGCCAGTTTGCCACTGATCAAGGTTTCTTTGTAAGTAATTGAATAGGGCTCGGCCGTTGGATTGCGTGCGGGTACTACCGAGAATGATACCGATTTTTACCATATTAATGGCCTCCAGAAAATTATTGATTCGCATGAATACAAAATGGTATTATAGACTGGATGATTTGATTAAGCAAGCATTTATTCACATGAATTAAAAAGGAGTGTTTCTGATGGCAACGTTGATCGATCAATTAATGTCAGAATTAAACCAATTTATTGCGCAGGATAGCGTGGATGATCAAGAAAAACAATGGGCGATGCACCAAACGACGGACCCACAGCTACAGGCAGTCCTGAAGCAACTGTCGACGACCGATATTAAAATGATTGCGGTTCTGGGACAGGTGGGTGCCAGTCGGGCGAAGGCGTTACCCGCACCGACCGGATTATCACAAGCGACGATTTCGCGCGGGTTGACCAAGCTGGCACGACTGGGCTTAGCCGTGAAGTACCGTGATTTAACGAATAATAAGGAAGTACTGGTTAGACTGACGCCCACCGGTCAACAGGTCGCACAGTTGCATACGCAGTTGGACGCGGCGATTGCACAACAGGCGCAGGCCATCGCTGACGACTACTCGGATGCTGAGCTAGAGCGGTTTGTGACCCTCATGAAACGAATTCGCGAGATTAGAATTTAGCACTCTTGGTAGTTGAGTGCTAAATTGTTGCATTCCCCCAAAAAGCTGTTAAGATATTAATTGAAGGTCAGGAAAGGTCAAACAAAGATTTGAATTACTGGCCGGTCTTAATAGCCAATTAAATTTTGAGAGGGGATTGTTAGTATGGCTAATACTTTAATGAATCGGAACGACTTTGGTATGATGGATCCGTTTGAACGGTTGGCACGTAGTTTCTGGACACCATTTGAAAATATGGATCAGGTCTTGAAGACGGATATCAGTGAAACTGATGACCAATATCAAGTTAAGGTTGACGTCCCAGGCATTGACAAGCAAGATGTTAAGCTCGACTATCGCGACAATGTCTTGTCGATCAAGGTTCAAAAGGATAGTTTCGTGGACCATGAAGACGAGCAACAAAATGTTGTGATGAACGAGCGTCATACTGGCACGTTGCAACGTCAATACATGTTACCAAACGTTGCGGCGGACAAAATCAGTGCATCCCAAGCAGACGGCGTCTTAACCATCACGTTGCCGAAGACGCAAGCAAGTGACGATAATGGCACCATTGAAATTCAGTAATTAACTAGTCCCACTAAAAAAGGCACCATCGCATTTTGGCGGTGGTGCCTTTTTTAGCTTTAATGAGTGCCGTGCGGAAGGCCAGAAAATTCAAGTAGTCCTAAAGTTAGCAGTACTAGCCAATTGCCATGTATTCTAAGTCGATTAGTGCCGAGGTTAAGCGTTAGTTAAGGCGATACTGGTAGCTCAGCTTGCCAATAAATTACCCGGAAATACGACTTTATTTCCCGGGAAATAATTGTCACTACCTCGCCCAAAGTGTGATAAGCTATTTATCGTGATAACACTTACTGAAAATTAGTAACACTAGATTTGGAGATGACGAGCGTGGATGACGCAGAACGCGAACGTGGACCATGGCATCGTAATTTAATCGTTTTATGGTTCTGTACGTTCGTTGCTGGGATGGCATTCAGTGAAATTATGCCGTTCTTATCATTATTTGTTAGTCAGTTAGGTGATTTTACCAAGGCCCAAGTGACCTTTTATAGTGGCTTGGCGTTCGCGGCCGACTACGCGATTTCGGCAATTTCAGCACCGTTGTGGGGCATTATTGCGGATAAGAAGGGCCGCAAAATCATGCTACTGCGGGCGTCCTTTGGGATGGCGGTTGCTATGGGGCTGATGGGCTTAGTCACGAATGTGTGGCAGCTGATTGCCTTGCGGGCGTTACAAGGGGTCTTTGCTGGGTTCATTTCAAATGCTCAGGCTTTAGTGGCGTCGCAAGCACCGCGTAAGTATAGTGGTCGGGCCTTGAGCACCTTGATTACCGGTGCGGTCAGTGGTCAGTTGTTTGGCCCCGTGATTGGGGGTTTCTTGGCCCAACTGTTTTCAATCCGTAATACGTTTTTCATTACGGCCGGCCTATTGCTAGTGGCCTTTTTGTTGAGCCTCTTCTTCGTGCAAGAACACTTTAAACCTGTCGAACATCATCGCAATCCTGGCGATAGCCGCAATCCGTTGGCGGCGTTTCAAAATCCCCGGCTGATCATTATGATGCTCTGTTCGACCGCCATTGTTCAATTTGGGAATGCTTCAATTGCGCCTATTATTAGTCTGTATGTGCGTGAATTGATGCATTATAAAGGCCCCATCACGGTGGTGGCCGGAATTATTGCCGCATTACCAGGAATCTCAAACATCTTTTCCGCACCACGACTGGGCCGTTATGGTGACCATCATGGCTCGGGTAAAGTCCTGCTATTCGGCTATATTTTTGCAGTGATCATGTATTTCCCACAAGGCATCGTCACCAGTGTCGTCGCATTAGGGATTTTACGGTTTGCAATTGGGATTTCTGACGGGGCACTGTATCCCGAAATCCAAACGGTCTTGACTAAGAATACGCCAGTTAATTTAACATCCACGATTTTTAGTTATAATCAATCGTTTCAAGCCATCGGTAATATGCTGGGCGCCTTATTAGGGGGCTTAGTTGCCGGCTGGTTCAATTACAATGCGGTCTTTATTATGACGGCGCTCTTGCTACTGATCAACTTAGTGCTGATTTTGTGGCTCGTGTCTGGTATCTGGAAGACTGGCGACCGGGTCGCCTCTTAACGTGAATCAAGCAGTATGTTGACAGCGAACGCTGCCGACTCGCTGTTGCAGTTAGTCTGTTTGGGGCTAACTGCTTTTTTAGATTCAGAACCATCAATTCGATTCTGATGGGCTTTGGGAGGGGGGATGCGTTAGTTAGCGGAATTGTCCATCGCGTTCAAGTGACAACGCTGATTGCGCCCTCACCCGTGATGACGAGTTGCATTCATCTTAAATTGGGTGTAGTCTTAGTTTCATGAATATCGAAATAAACCAACAAAATCAAGAAGATCAACAACGGGTCGCAATTTTCAAGGCGTTGGCAGATGATAATCGGTTACGGATCATTCGCGTGCTGTATCAAGCACAGCGGGAAATGACTTGCGGAGAAGTGGGGGCGCAATTAAACATTAGCAAGTCGACCGTTTCCTATCATTTCAAAGCGCTACGCTTGGTGGGACTGACGAATACGCGCCGTGAAGCGCAGACGAAGTATTTGTCACTGCAACGGGCGACCTTTGACCATTTTTTGCCAGGATTTTTGGATTCTCTGTAATTTTTTTGACTATTAGTTCGACAAATATCGAATAACGACATGGAAAGAAGATATTAGGATATGACAACGACTCATCAACATAGCCGCTACTTGACGCTGGGCATGATTTTGGCGGCAACTAATATGCGGCTGCCCATCACCATGATGCCAGGGCTTATTAGCAGTTTGAAACGAACGCTGGGACTGCCGAGCTCAATGGCCGGCCTGCTGACGACAATTCCATTACTGACTTTCGCGGTCATGTCACCGTTGATTGCGCACTGGGGGCGCCGGTTTGGTAATGAGTTGACGATTTATGTGATGCTGATTTTTCTGGCCCTTGGTAGTTATTTGCGGGTCATTCCAACCATCGCGGCACTGTTTATCGGAACGCTATTAGTGGGCATTGGTGCTGACGGTGGCAATGTTTTGATCCCGGCAATCATCAAGGATAACTTTCCAACTAAGATCCCAGTGGCAACAAGTCAGTATACGTTGTCGATGCTGCTAGTCGGCTCACTTGGGACCGGTATTTCTGGCGTACTAGCCGCACACTGGTCTTTGCCGGCAACGATGGCGGTACTTTCAGTGATTGGGCTGATTAATCTGGTCGTCTGGTTGCCAAACTTGAAGTACAACCATCGGGAACCAGTAGCGACAAATGATGAGCAAGATTCGACAGTCGTGACGCACGGTTCGGTGTGGGGACGGCCCTTAGCGTGGGTCGTGACCGCCTTCTTTGGCCTCCAAGCTTTAGTTTATTATTCCCTGTTGACCTGGCTACCGACCGTGTTCACCGCCCATGGTTTTTCAACGATTGTCGCGGGTAATTTGGTGACGATCATGCAATTGAGCGGGCTACCGATGTCCTTTATCGTTCCCACAAGTTCGGGTAAACGACGCGGCGTCTTGGCCATGATTTGGGTCGTTGGAGTTGGCTTTATCGCAGGTATCGGCGGCATTCTGATGTCAGGGACCAGCTTTGGGTGGGCAGCCTTATGGTGCATCCTACTCGGGTTGGGCTCCGGTGCAGCCTTCAGCTTGGCAGTCGTCTTCTTCACGCAAAAAACAACGAACGGCTTTGAAACGGCTGACCTTTCAGGGATGGCCCAATCAGCCGGGTACCTATTAGCTGCGATCGGGCCAGTGCTTTTCGGTTGGCTCGGTGGTCAACTCGGCTGGGCGCCAGTGTTGTGGCTCGCCATTGGGTTCTCGGCATTACTCGCGTTAGCTGGGTCGATTATTTTCCGGCATGATAGTATCTATGACTAATGAATGAGCTGTAACAGGTCATTTAGATGGGAAAACCTGTCTGAATGGCCTTTTTACTTGGCGGTTACGTTTCGCCAGAACTAGACATTGGTCGGTCGTTTGCTCGGCAAGCGCGGGTCATTTCACCGGCAAATAAAAAAAGTGATATTTTTGAGAACTTTACAGTTGCCTTAGAGTTACTCTAAGGGGCTAAACTAATCAGTATTCAATCAAGGAGGTCACGATTTTATGGCGATTATTCAAATTTTGACGGTCGTCGTAGTGGCGATCATTGCGGCGACACTGGTTGGCGATCCAACCAAGCAGCGACAATCCAAATCAGTAAAGGGGCAAAAATAACATGGCAATTCTAACATCAACTTATCAGTTAGCAAATGGCGTCCAGATTCCAAAAGTGGCGTTCGGGACTTGGCAAATTCCGGGTGGCGACACCGCTTATCAAGCTGTTCGAGCAGCACTTAAAGCCGGTTACCGGCATATCGATACCGCACTGGCTTACCGAAATGAAGCGAGTGTTGGTAAGGCGATTCGCGATTCAGGGATTCCGCGTGAACAGATTTTTGTGACGACCAAGTTACCCGCAGAGACGAAATCTTATCAGGGTGCGTTGGCGGATTTTGATGAATCATTGAAAAACCTCGGTCTGGACTATGTTGACTTGTACTTAGTGCACGCACCGTGGCCGTGGAGCCAAGTTGGACGTGTCTATGATGAAGCTAACCTGGAAGTGTGGCAAGCCATGGAAGCTATTTATGACAGCGGCCGTGCCAAGGCAATCGGGGTCTCAAACTTTGCGGTTCGTGATTTAAAGAACGTCCTCAAACAAGCGACGGTCGCACCAATGGTCAATCAGATTCAGTACTATCTTGGTTTTACTGAGCCTAAAATCACACAATTCTCGGAAGACCATGATATGTTGGTCGAAGCATATTCGCCACTCGCAACTGGCGGCGTACTGGATAATCCACAAGTGCAAGCGTATGCCGATAAATATGGGGTCAGCGTCGCTCAGTTAGCGCTACGATTTGTCTTACAAAATGGGGTCTTGCCATTACCTAAGGCGGTGACACCTGCGCATATCACTGCGAATACCCAATTGGACTTTACGATTAGTGACGCGGATATGGCGGCGTTGAACGCCTTGCCGGACGCTGCGGGTGCGTACATGCACAATCCAACTCAGGGCTAACGGGCAAAATGTTTGACCATGCTTGGGGCTCTGGGAGTAAACTAAGTAAGAATGATAATTAAACTAATAATGAGGAGCGATTTGATGACAACGATTAATGCAGCTAATGCAGGAACGTACGCGTTTGATGACCAGTTTAAAGTTAATCGACTGGGTTATGGTGTGATGCAGTTGACTGGACCAGGTACCTGGGGCCCTTACGCGGATCCTGAAAATGGGGTCAAGGTCATCAAGAAGGCGTTGGAATATGGCGTCAATTTCTTTGATACGGCCGATTCATATGGACCATGGTATGCTGACCGGTACTTAGCAGCCGGTTTGAAAGATGCTGCCAACCGGGACAAAATCTTTATTTCTGATAAAGTCGGTCAGACCCGCCAAGGTCCCAACGTTTGGACGCCACATGGTGAACCACATTATTTACGGCAACAAGTCGAAGTTTCAATGATGACATTAGGACTCGACCACGAAGATTTGGTCTTCCTACACCGGATCGATTCGCACTTCTCGATTGCCGAACAAGTCGGTGAACTCAAGAAGATGCAAGATGAAGGAAAAATCAAGCATATTGGGTTGAGCCAAGTCACGGTTGAGCAAATCAAGGAAGCGCAAAAGGTTGCCAAGATCGATGCCATCGAGAACTTGTACAATGTTTCTGACCATCGTGACGATGACGTGGTCGACTACGCCGCATCGCAAAACATGGCCTTCTTACCATGGTTCCCGTTAGCAACTGGTGAACTAGCGCAGCCAGGGAGTGCCCTCAGTACGATGGCGCAGAAGT encodes:
- a CDS encoding cation-transporting P-type ATPase; the protein is MINDDNNQSLSANNEAQNDSQNPPDADNLWQLDESALANKYATDPENGLSTAEAAARLQHNGRNELETKRTSRFVQFIKQFNNSIIYILAAAAVLTFFMHHYSDSIVIGLVIIANAIIGYVQERQAGNALERIREMLISKNFVIRDGKKLEIDARELVVGDLVNLEAGDAVPADMRLISADNFNVQESVLTGETNPVEKQEEPMTDTSLALADRKNMVYASTAVTSGSAVGIVTATAADTEIGHIQQSVSDVKETTTPLMRNLNSLGVGLSIAIVVAAVLLFLLGMVMDTYSLPTLLIAVITMVVGSMPEGLPASTSVVLAMGTRQMTKKNVIVKSLPAVETLGAVDIVNTDKTGTLTKNEMTVTKVVTPEHTFDVTGVGYDDNGGVNFDGHLKLNGQKVDWHQDKAMEWLVKIAGQTTDAELHFENNRWELTGEPTDGALTTLFRKMTGHDPEVDEIESLPFDSAFRFSARLADLDGQRLLMVKGSPATVLRLTDQANQTAYWDNAMDDLTADGLRVVALAYQVVDDDVTDIDPKAISGLHLAGFVGIIDPPREEAATAIAELRQAGVDVKMITGDHPDTAMAIANKLNLAANVKAITGPEIDAMDDQQLQEHIDDYNVFARATPNNKLRIVRAQQANNHVVSMTGDGVNDAPALKQADIGVAMGIKGTEVAKESADMVLADDDFADIVAAVREGRHVFDNIRKTIRFLLPTSFAEGLVVIISILMGHELPLYPTQLLWINMVSALTIQFAFIFEPPEAGIMARGPRNVKSGLLSKLDYFEIGYVSFLISGLGIFAYDYLTALGLPNVVGSTMSLNIIIFGKIFYLFNLRNDHPVISKYFFQNKMAFYIIGILILLQLGIIYLPFMQSVFHTTSINFWYGWGIPIVCGIVVLIVTEIGKFIRFRRMGKDRVLD
- a CDS encoding PspC domain-containing protein, translated to MKINIHRSATNRVLAGVIGGIAEHFNWNANITRLVFVLLAISPMFPGIIAYLILWLLMKDPVES
- a CDS encoding NADPH-dependent FMN reductase, with the translated sequence MVKIGIILGSTRTQSNGRALFNYLQRNLDQWQTGEAITTAFLDLAHYQLPFFDEPEPPMANPHRQLPANQQQWLDDMAAMDGYIILTPEYNHAMPAGLKNALDFLAFEGLRKPVKLISYSDNMRGGQFGAAALVPVLQRLGMVVLPKPTPVGNVPQTLQADGQVIPDAPLASRYESGLQRAVGEIAYYTTVLTQHPFLTD
- a CDS encoding MarR family winged helix-turn-helix transcriptional regulator, which produces MATLIDQLMSELNQFIAQDSVDDQEKQWAMHQTTDPQLQAVLKQLSTTDIKMIAVLGQVGASRAKALPAPTGLSQATISRGLTKLARLGLAVKYRDLTNNKEVLVRLTPTGQQVAQLHTQLDAAIAQQAQAIADDYSDAELERFVTLMKRIREIRI
- a CDS encoding Hsp20/alpha crystallin family protein yields the protein MANTLMNRNDFGMMDPFERLARSFWTPFENMDQVLKTDISETDDQYQVKVDVPGIDKQDVKLDYRDNVLSIKVQKDSFVDHEDEQQNVVMNERHTGTLQRQYMLPNVAADKISASQADGVLTITLPKTQASDDNGTIEIQ
- a CDS encoding MFS transporter, giving the protein MDDAERERGPWHRNLIVLWFCTFVAGMAFSEIMPFLSLFVSQLGDFTKAQVTFYSGLAFAADYAISAISAPLWGIIADKKGRKIMLLRASFGMAVAMGLMGLVTNVWQLIALRALQGVFAGFISNAQALVASQAPRKYSGRALSTLITGAVSGQLFGPVIGGFLAQLFSIRNTFFITAGLLLVAFLLSLFFVQEHFKPVEHHRNPGDSRNPLAAFQNPRLIIMMLCSTAIVQFGNASIAPIISLYVRELMHYKGPITVVAGIIAALPGISNIFSAPRLGRYGDHHGSGKVLLFGYIFAVIMYFPQGIVTSVVALGILRFAIGISDGALYPEIQTVLTKNTPVNLTSTIFSYNQSFQAIGNMLGALLGGLVAGWFNYNAVFIMTALLLLINLVLILWLVSGIWKTGDRVAS
- a CDS encoding ArsR/SmtB family transcription factor, which codes for MNIEINQQNQEDQQRVAIFKALADDNRLRIIRVLYQAQREMTCGEVGAQLNISKSTVSYHFKALRLVGLTNTRREAQTKYLSLQRATFDHFLPGFLDSL
- a CDS encoding CynX/NimT family MFS transporter → MTTTHQHSRYLTLGMILAATNMRLPITMMPGLISSLKRTLGLPSSMAGLLTTIPLLTFAVMSPLIAHWGRRFGNELTIYVMLIFLALGSYLRVIPTIAALFIGTLLVGIGADGGNVLIPAIIKDNFPTKIPVATSQYTLSMLLVGSLGTGISGVLAAHWSLPATMAVLSVIGLINLVVWLPNLKYNHREPVATNDEQDSTVVTHGSVWGRPLAWVVTAFFGLQALVYYSLLTWLPTVFTAHGFSTIVAGNLVTIMQLSGLPMSFIVPTSSGKRRGVLAMIWVVGVGFIAGIGGILMSGTSFGWAALWCILLGLGSGAAFSLAVVFFTQKTTNGFETADLSGMAQSAGYLLAAIGPVLFGWLGGQLGWAPVLWLAIGFSALLALAGSIIFRHDSIYD
- a CDS encoding aldo/keto reductase, with the protein product MAILTSTYQLANGVQIPKVAFGTWQIPGGDTAYQAVRAALKAGYRHIDTALAYRNEASVGKAIRDSGIPREQIFVTTKLPAETKSYQGALADFDESLKNLGLDYVDLYLVHAPWPWSQVGRVYDEANLEVWQAMEAIYDSGRAKAIGVSNFAVRDLKNVLKQATVAPMVNQIQYYLGFTEPKITQFSEDHDMLVEAYSPLATGGVLDNPQVQAYADKYGVSVAQLALRFVLQNGVLPLPKAVTPAHITANTQLDFTISDADMAALNALPDAAGAYMHNPTQG
- a CDS encoding aldo/keto reductase → MTTINAANAGTYAFDDQFKVNRLGYGVMQLTGPGTWGPYADPENGVKVIKKALEYGVNFFDTADSYGPWYADRYLAAGLKDAANRDKIFISDKVGQTRQGPNVWTPHGEPHYLRQQVEVSMMTLGLDHEDLVFLHRIDSHFSIAEQVGELKKMQDEGKIKHIGLSQVTVEQIKEAQKVAKIDAIENLYNVSDHRDDDVVDYAASQNMAFLPWFPLATGELAQPGSALSTMAQKYQVSPAQIALAWLLKRSDNILPIPGTSSIEHLQDNVAAANVELSTADFNGLSQLSNK